The following are encoded together in the Ralstonia insidiosa genome:
- a CDS encoding ABC transporter ATP-binding protein — protein sequence MSAMHPELDAAAVTEATPSAVPILSLQGMSKRFVKGLDISSRIANWFGAGLTEEVVHAVDHVDLDIAAGEVVGLVGESGCGKSTLGRLAVGLHKPTAGTRLWKGIDLDRLPAERRREKQLAIQMIFQDPYASLNPRMRVQDIVGEAPVVHGMVEATAQRDYVAEMLTRVGLDPSLMRRFPHQFSGGQRARIGIARALAVKPEFLVCDESVAALDVSIQAQVLNLFIRLREQLNLTYLFISHDLGVVKHVSDRVVIMYLGRVVESAPTEAIFASPNHPYTQALLAEAPKLEVRKKTYVAISGEIPSPLHPPTGCHFHPRCPHAMPRCKTEQPVLKEIAPLRFSACHLNDQP from the coding sequence ATGAGTGCGATGCATCCTGAACTCGATGCCGCGGCGGTTACCGAGGCAACGCCCAGCGCGGTGCCGATCCTGTCGTTGCAGGGCATGTCCAAGCGCTTCGTGAAGGGGCTGGATATCTCCTCGCGCATCGCCAACTGGTTCGGCGCAGGCCTGACGGAAGAGGTGGTGCACGCGGTGGACCATGTCGACCTGGATATCGCTGCGGGCGAGGTGGTCGGGCTGGTGGGCGAGTCGGGCTGCGGCAAATCCACGCTCGGCCGACTGGCCGTGGGTCTGCACAAGCCAACAGCCGGCACGCGGTTGTGGAAGGGTATCGATCTGGATCGCTTACCGGCCGAGCGCCGCCGCGAGAAGCAGCTCGCCATCCAGATGATCTTTCAGGACCCGTACGCATCGCTCAACCCGCGCATGCGCGTGCAGGACATCGTGGGCGAGGCGCCGGTCGTGCATGGCATGGTTGAGGCAACCGCGCAGCGCGACTACGTGGCCGAGATGCTCACGCGCGTCGGCCTGGACCCAAGCCTGATGCGGCGCTTTCCGCACCAGTTCTCGGGCGGGCAGCGGGCGCGCATCGGCATTGCACGGGCGTTGGCGGTCAAGCCCGAATTCCTGGTCTGCGATGAATCGGTTGCGGCGCTGGATGTGTCGATCCAGGCGCAGGTGCTGAACCTGTTCATCCGCCTGCGCGAGCAACTGAACCTCACGTATCTGTTCATCAGCCACGACCTGGGCGTGGTCAAGCACGTGAGTGACCGCGTGGTCATCATGTACCTCGGCCGGGTGGTGGAGTCGGCGCCCACCGAAGCGATCTTCGCGTCGCCCAATCACCCCTACACGCAGGCGCTGTTGGCCGAGGCGCCTAAACTGGAGGTTCGCAAGAAGACCTACGTGGCGATCTCGGGCGAGATTCCCTCGCCGCTGCATCCGCCCACCGGCTGCCATTTCCACCCGCGCTGCCCGCATGCCATGCCGCGCTGCAAAACCGAACAGCCGGTGCTCAAGGAGATTGCCCCGCTGCGGTTTTCAGCCTGCCACCTGAACGATCAGCCCTAG
- a CDS encoding ABC transporter ATP-binding protein, producing MTTANSKPTLVVEGLQTQFTTRGGIARAVDDVSFTVGRGEIMGLVGESGSGKSMTGYSIMGLIDAPGRVVGGRIELTGRDGITHDLRALSARQMRDMRGNRIAMIFQDPMMTLNPVLRIDTQMIEAVQAHQRVSKTQARDMARTALARVGIPSPDERLTAYPHQFSGGMRQRVAIAIALLNKPDLIIADEPTTALDVTIQGQILAEVQALCRESGTALIWITHDLSVVAGLADSVCVMYAGRIVEQGSVQQVLEAPRHPYTFGLIASAPSRNPRGAPLRQIPGMTPSLLALPSGCAFRERCAFATEVCTQAPTLEALDDGRALRCFHPVTIRPEETAA from the coding sequence ATGACGACCGCCAACAGCAAACCGACGCTCGTCGTCGAGGGCCTGCAAACGCAATTCACCACGCGCGGCGGTATTGCGCGCGCGGTGGATGATGTGTCCTTTACCGTCGGCCGCGGCGAGATCATGGGCCTGGTCGGTGAATCCGGTTCGGGCAAGTCGATGACGGGCTACTCCATCATGGGCCTGATCGACGCGCCAGGCCGCGTGGTGGGCGGGCGCATCGAGCTGACCGGTCGCGACGGCATCACGCATGACTTGCGTGCACTGTCTGCCCGGCAGATGCGCGACATGCGCGGCAACCGCATCGCCATGATCTTTCAGGACCCGATGATGACGCTGAACCCGGTCCTGCGAATCGACACGCAGATGATCGAGGCCGTGCAGGCACATCAGCGCGTGAGCAAAACGCAGGCGCGCGACATGGCGCGCACGGCGCTGGCGAGGGTCGGTATCCCGTCGCCGGATGAACGGCTGACGGCGTATCCGCACCAATTTTCCGGCGGTATGCGGCAGCGGGTGGCGATTGCCATTGCGCTGCTCAACAAGCCCGATCTCATCATCGCCGACGAGCCGACCACGGCGCTGGACGTGACCATCCAGGGCCAGATCCTGGCCGAGGTGCAGGCGCTGTGTCGCGAGAGCGGAACCGCGCTGATCTGGATCACGCACGATCTGTCGGTAGTGGCCGGCCTGGCGGACAGCGTGTGCGTGATGTACGCCGGCCGCATTGTCGAGCAGGGCAGCGTGCAGCAGGTGCTGGAGGCGCCGCGCCACCCCTACACGTTCGGGCTGATTGCGTCGGCGCCGTCGCGCAACCCGCGTGGTGCGCCGCTGCGGCAGATTCCGGGCATGACGCCATCGCTGCTGGCACTGCCCAGCGGCTGTGCCTTCCGAGAGCGCTGCGCGTTTGCCACCGAGGTCTGCACGCAGGCGCCGACGCTTGAGGCGCTCGACGACGGCCGCGCGCTGCGTTGTTTCCATCCCGTCACCATTCGCCCCGAGGAGACTGCCGCATGA
- a CDS encoding ABC transporter permease — MTTSTATSTKPAAEETPLRRFVRQFCASRIALVGVIVLGIIIVVAIAAPWIAPQNPYDLAKLDVLDSRLAPGEKASDGMTFLLGSDDQGRDILSAILYGLRISVGVGVVSTVFALVLGTTLGLIAGFAGGRIESLIMRVADLQLSFPPILLALILLALLKPGITNIVIALVAVQWAYYARTTRSAALVERRREYIEAAQVLGLPPSRIMFRHLLPNCLPPLIVIAALQVASAITLEATLSFLGLGVPITEPSLGLLIANGFQYMLSGKYWISFFPGLALLVTIVSMNLVSDQLRDVLNPRLQTL; from the coding sequence ATGACGACTTCTACTGCAACCTCAACCAAACCGGCTGCTGAAGAAACGCCCCTGCGCCGCTTCGTGCGCCAGTTCTGCGCGAGCCGCATCGCACTCGTCGGGGTGATCGTGCTGGGCATCATCATCGTCGTGGCGATTGCCGCGCCGTGGATTGCGCCGCAGAACCCGTATGACCTCGCCAAACTGGACGTGCTCGATTCGCGCCTCGCCCCCGGAGAGAAGGCCTCCGATGGCATGACCTTCCTGCTCGGCTCGGATGACCAAGGCCGCGACATTCTTTCCGCCATCCTCTACGGCCTGCGCATCAGCGTGGGCGTGGGCGTGGTGAGCACGGTGTTCGCACTGGTGCTGGGTACAACGCTCGGCCTGATCGCCGGCTTTGCGGGCGGGCGCATCGAGTCGCTCATCATGCGCGTGGCCGATCTGCAGCTCTCGTTTCCGCCGATCTTGCTGGCGCTGATCCTGCTCGCGCTGCTCAAGCCGGGCATCACCAACATCGTGATCGCGCTGGTGGCGGTGCAGTGGGCGTACTACGCGCGCACGACGCGCAGCGCAGCGCTGGTCGAACGCAGACGTGAGTACATCGAAGCCGCGCAGGTGCTGGGCTTGCCGCCGTCGCGCATCATGTTCCGCCATCTGTTGCCGAACTGTCTGCCGCCGTTGATCGTGATTGCCGCGCTGCAGGTGGCCTCGGCGATCACGCTGGAGGCAACGCTGTCGTTCCTGGGCCTGGGCGTGCCGATTACGGAGCCGTCGCTGGGTCTGCTGATCGCCAACGGTTTCCAATACATGCTGTCGGGTAAGTACTGGATCAGCTTCTTCCCTGGGCTGGCGCTGCTCGTGACCATCGTGTCGATGAACCTGGTGTCCGACCAACTCCGCGACGTGCTCAACCCGCGCCTGCAGACCCTATGA
- a CDS encoding ABC transporter permease: protein MLVFLIRRLLESVAVLLVMSILVFLGVYAIGNPVDILINPQADQQDIARTIAALGLDKPLWEQYLYFLKGALQGNLGVSFAHGTPALKLIFERMPATLELATFAILLSIVLGIPLGLWAGLRPNGVANRTIMTISILGFSLPTFWVGLMLIMVFAVQLGWLPSNGRGETRLLLGVPLSFLTLDGIRHLILPGVTLSLLNIAMVIRLTRAGTQEAMLQDYVKFARAKGLSNTRIVGVHVLKNILIPIVTVVGLQFGSVIAFSIVTESIYAWPGMGKLIIDSIQLLDRPVIVAYLLVIVTLFILINLVVDLIYGVLDPRVRLSESRG from the coding sequence ATGCTGGTGTTCCTGATCCGAAGGTTGCTGGAATCCGTGGCGGTGCTGTTGGTGATGTCGATTCTGGTGTTCCTGGGCGTGTATGCCATTGGCAACCCGGTCGACATCCTCATCAACCCGCAGGCAGACCAGCAGGACATTGCGCGCACGATTGCCGCGCTGGGGCTCGACAAGCCGCTGTGGGAGCAATACCTGTACTTCCTGAAAGGCGCACTGCAGGGCAACCTGGGTGTGTCGTTCGCGCACGGCACGCCCGCGCTCAAACTGATCTTCGAGCGCATGCCGGCGACGCTTGAGTTGGCTACCTTCGCGATCCTGCTGTCGATCGTGCTGGGCATTCCGCTCGGCCTGTGGGCGGGGCTGCGCCCGAACGGTGTAGCCAACCGCACCATCATGACGATCTCGATCCTGGGTTTCTCGCTGCCGACGTTCTGGGTCGGGCTGATGCTCATCATGGTGTTTGCGGTGCAGTTGGGCTGGCTGCCTTCCAACGGGCGCGGCGAGACGCGCCTGCTGCTGGGCGTGCCGTTGAGTTTTCTGACACTCGACGGCATCCGCCACCTGATCCTGCCGGGCGTGACGCTGTCGCTGCTGAATATTGCGATGGTGATTCGCCTCACACGTGCCGGCACGCAAGAGGCCATGCTGCAGGACTACGTGAAGTTCGCGCGTGCAAAGGGCTTGTCGAACACGCGCATCGTCGGTGTGCATGTGCTCAAGAACATCCTGATCCCGATCGTGACGGTCGTGGGGCTGCAGTTCGGCTCCGTCATCGCGTTCTCGATCGTGACCGAGTCGATCTATGCGTGGCCGGGCATGGGCAAGCTCATCATTGATTCGATTCAACTGCTCGACCGCCCGGTGATCGTCGCCTACCTGCTGGTGATCGTGACGCTGTTCATCCTCATCAACCTCGTGGTTGATCTGATTTACGGCGTGCTCGACCCGCGTGTGCGCTTGTCTGAAAGCCGGGGCTGA
- a CDS encoding ABC transporter substrate-binding protein, which produces MCVAGCVMAGASPQALAADLKIGMSSPPTSMDPHFYNLFSNINVSEHMFECLVKMDADSHIIPGLAASWRMVNNLTWEFKLRPGVKFHDGSELTAEDVAWSLDRPATILNSPGKFDTYTKAILNKKIIDKYTIQLTTSQPYPLMLSDLTSVFIVQKKATQGLSSDDFAQGKGMIGTGPFKFVSYARDDRVELVRNDQYWGPKPAWEHVTLRFIPNGATRIAALLSGDVQAIENVPTPDLARVRGDASLNFFSKISHRVIYLYTDDKRDPTPEVTSKDGKPLDKNPLKDPRVRRAMSMAINRQGIKDRIMEGLSEPTNNLVPPSLFGHNPNLKTLKYDPDGAKKLLAEAGYPDGFGVTLHTPNNRYVNDEKIAQTIAQNLTRVGIATRVEAAPMATHAAKGGHHEYSFGLVGWGAQTGEVSSPLRALVACEDAKTGFGTVNWGQYCNPKMDAVLTKALYTMDDGERSKLLQEATAIVVDDGGIIPVHFQVTTWATRKGISYTPRTDERTYAHGFKPQ; this is translated from the coding sequence ATGTGCGTGGCGGGATGCGTGATGGCGGGTGCCAGCCCGCAGGCATTGGCCGCTGATTTGAAGATCGGCATGAGCTCGCCGCCGACCTCGATGGACCCGCACTTCTACAACCTGTTCTCGAACATCAACGTGTCGGAGCACATGTTCGAGTGCCTGGTGAAGATGGACGCCGACAGCCATATCATTCCCGGCCTGGCCGCGTCGTGGCGGATGGTCAACAACCTGACGTGGGAATTCAAGCTGCGCCCCGGCGTGAAGTTTCATGACGGCAGCGAGCTGACCGCCGAAGACGTGGCGTGGTCGCTCGATCGTCCGGCCACGATCCTCAACAGCCCGGGCAAGTTCGACACGTACACCAAGGCGATCCTCAACAAGAAGATCATCGACAAGTACACGATCCAGCTGACGACATCGCAGCCGTATCCGCTGATGCTGTCGGATCTGACGTCGGTGTTCATCGTGCAGAAGAAGGCGACGCAAGGGCTGTCGAGCGATGACTTTGCGCAGGGCAAGGGCATGATCGGCACGGGCCCGTTCAAGTTCGTCAGTTATGCGCGTGATGACCGGGTCGAGCTGGTGCGCAACGATCAGTACTGGGGCCCGAAGCCTGCCTGGGAACATGTGACGCTGCGCTTCATCCCGAACGGTGCGACGCGCATTGCCGCGCTGCTGTCGGGTGACGTGCAAGCCATTGAGAACGTGCCGACGCCGGATCTTGCGCGCGTGCGTGGCGATGCGTCGCTGAACTTCTTCTCGAAGATCTCGCACCGCGTGATCTATCTGTACACCGACGACAAGCGCGACCCGACGCCCGAGGTGACGAGCAAGGACGGCAAGCCGCTCGATAAGAACCCGCTGAAGGATCCACGCGTGCGCCGCGCGATGAGCATGGCCATCAACCGCCAGGGCATCAAGGACCGCATCATGGAGGGCCTGTCGGAGCCCACCAACAACCTCGTGCCGCCGTCGCTGTTCGGTCACAACCCGAACCTGAAGACGCTCAAGTACGACCCGGACGGTGCAAAGAAGCTGCTGGCCGAGGCGGGCTACCCCGATGGCTTCGGTGTCACGCTGCACACGCCCAACAACCGCTACGTGAACGACGAGAAGATCGCGCAGACCATCGCGCAAAACCTCACACGCGTGGGCATCGCGACGCGCGTGGAAGCGGCACCGATGGCGACCCACGCGGCCAAGGGCGGCCATCACGAATATTCATTCGGCCTGGTGGGATGGGGCGCGCAGACGGGTGAGGTCAGCTCGCCGCTGCGTGCGCTGGTGGCGTGTGAGGACGCCAAGACCGGTTTCGGCACGGTCAACTGGGGCCAGTACTGCAACCCGAAGATGGACGCCGTGCTGACAAAAGCGCTCTATACGATGGACGATGGTGAGCGCTCCAAGCTGCTGCAGGAAGCGACGGCCATCGTGGTGGATGACGGTGGCATCATCCCGGTTCACTTCCAGGTGACGACGTGGGCGACGCGCAAGGGCATCAGCTACACGCCGCGCACGGATGAGCGCACCTACGCGCACGGCTTCAAGCCGCAATAA